tcgaacataaattcataaatatataaatgcaTATTTTAAGAATATCAATAGATGTTTTGTCTTGatgaattgtttgatttttttaaatgatatttttattaatttgtgaagtcataatatcaaaataattcaaatagcTATGTTGAAACAAAAGGTAACTTGAAACTTGAAGGATGTTTTGGGTATAAATGGGGGTATTTTGGTTATAAATTCTTTCTATAGTATTACTTAAAATGGGGTATATAGTCAAATCACCAAACTTTTGGGTTTTGCTTGTATTTGGACGATACCTAAAGGAAATTTTTGAATTtactcattttgtttttgcaatagGTATGGATTTAGCGAAGATATTGTTGAATGTCCAGGTAATCCCATTCTTTTGCTCCtttaacatgaaaattttaCTTAGGTGTTCCCTCCTCTCCtttgctttcattttcttttttcattcaaatGACTGTAGACTTTGTGTTTTGATGACCATCATAACCTTAAGCATGTGAAATTTCCATGGCAGTTTATAATCCATATTTTTTGCTTATCATTTTTCTATACAAAGAGGTTATTGTATATTACTCATTGTCTTTGTTATCCTTGTTAATTGTGAGAAACATTCAAGCACATCAAGGCTTTATCCTATTATGTGAATCCCATTGCTTCTACTATATGTTTGATGACTCTCCAAGCAATTCCAATAGGTTTAAGATTTAGCCTAGGCTGGGACCATGGCTGATGCATCATCCACTGTCATCTTCTCTGACAAATCTCGCTTGTTTTTGGAGAAAGTCACCAAATTTCAATCACATTTGCAGGCCACAACGTAAAACCATATTTAtctgctttttattattattatatgaaaaagacaagaaaatactaCCCTCAACCTTGTAAGCATAAATCTAACcttaaaacacatttttaaacaacAAATCAACACAAAATTTCAATGTAAAGTTTATGTATCTAAAAGTTCAATTCATATCTCTCAAATGttgtgatgaaattatataatctTGGTATCTATGGATTTCTTTCCATAAGAGCTTTCATTTGATGGTGATATTGGCTGGTTTTACAACCAAATTTTATCCATCCAAAATTTTCTCTCTGCTTAATATCTTtccaatttttaaaatgatagtgtttttatgttaaaataagccAAGTTGACAGCGCTTGGGTATTGCTACTTTGAGGACTACGCATACTACAATTGAAAGTTCGGGGGCTTAATTGAACTATTTCATAGATGAAGAAAGTTGTACAATTGTACATGGGTATTGTCAACTGTCAATGAGATGATCATGTGATTGATGTTGTGCTTCCCCATTTCCATTATCACTAATAATAGCATGTTAACAGATTATTGGCCATCAAATGTCCATGTTTGTGGGTTTTGGTTTCTTCCTACTGAATGGCAGTTTTCATGTAAGAAATGCCAAGAAATTTCGAAACTTTCTTATCCTGGAGATTTGAGGACAAAAGATGAAGTGTGTTCAGCTCATGTCAAGTTACAATGTTTTCTGATAAATCCCGCATCAACACCTCCTGTTTTCATAGGACTAAGTTCTGTTGGAAGGTAGGTTCGTTGCTTTTTTGTTTATGGACTATTTATTTTACAACATTTTGGTATGTTCATCTCttccttgaattttttcttaaacttaacAACCGCAATGTTAGGTTGAAAGAAAACGGTTAATTGGCTATAACATCAACATCATGTGAACATTGTAAGCCTAGCATGGatgtcaaatttgtttttgaatggacctcttttagtttatttcatTCACTTGTTTAAATTGTCAATGGTAATCTTTTCTTGAACTGTGTTTCACTTTTGTTTACAGCATGGGCTTCTTGAGGAACCCTCAAACATTTCTTCAGGTAATTCAAACTGTCCTGGAGATCACAAATTTCAGATTCATCCTTTTTACTGCTAGCTATGAACCTTTGGATGAAGCTGTCCAAGTTATTGCCACTGAATCATCACATTTAGATAAAAGAAAGTACCTTGAAGAAGGAATCTGTCTCTTTGATAACCGCCTCTTTTGCTTTCCTAAGTGAGTATATATCTTGATCCCTTGAAGCatcatatttgaataaaaaacagtaACTTCTTTGTGCAATGCTATCAAGATGTATAGGCATGGACATGTGGCagtaatatcatttaaatatttgggaataatttttttttcacacccCACCATTCTTTTGTGTTATCTAATGTGCCAAAGTGGTTCTTATGTTTATAGCATGACAAATATGATGACATTTGTGTCACAGACCCCTGTGTTTTCAGGGagatttaaattcattttaggTAAATACATGGGTTTTTCAGACATGTGCACCTATTAACAACTTGAGGAACTTGCACTTCCTAATACATGGGTAGTTAGAATTTTTAACTATAAAGAATTAGAAGGTTAAAATTAACGTTTAATAAAACTAgattaatgttaaaaacaaaattcagatTTTGCAACCATCTGATGTATCCAAAACAAAATGGtacatatcattttaaattgatttttcaactCTATTAAGTCACCAAATCCACTGTctgataacaattattttatttaactctatcatctaaaaaaaaaaaactttggaaataaattttcataggtaaattaaaaaacaccctTTATTTAACACACATGATAATGGTggcttcttttgattttattcccATATCAtccaaactaaaaagaaaaaaaaactgctatcTGTTAATTGTTCAGTCAAACAGGGAAATTAATCAAATGTGCTCGtgtctttattttcttgatgGATAAACAACATAGTacaaaatctcaattttttttatatagtactctaatataattaaaagttacTTTTGACCTTTAAAAATTTACAGTTTAATATTGTAACAACTCCTATAATTGAGGAAGTGTAACTCCCACAATTCTGAACTTTCCTGTTAGGGCACATGTTAGAAAAACCCTCGATactttcatgataatttttgttGCATACACTATCTTGATTTGGTCACTACGTTAGTTTGGGAATTTGATCATGCATCCTGTGCCTGAAAGTTTCTTAGGCCTGCAGCTTTCCTGGCATGAATGCAAAGCCCTTTAGTGATGGGCATCTGAAACTGAGAATTTTGAGCTTTAATAAGCCTCTTGTTGTTTGATCTAGACTTTAATTTTGATAGAAGGGAAGGGAGATGTTCCTTTTGAACCTTGTGGGCAAGCACTATCATGTAAGCAGAGAGTATTCTAGTATTTAATCTCAACTGGGAGCTCCGCTAGAAATTAGAAATTATTGAAGTGAGAgcaagatttttcattttttcaaaggAATGAAACCCTTAGGGTAAGTGAAATATTCTGAGGTTTAACATTTATGAAAACATGCAGCATACTACCTTGTTTTCTAGGGTGAATTGCTGAAATTATAATTCTGTGATGCTTATAGAAGTACTTGTGATAGCAATAGATTATATGAGATTGATTTAGCACAATACTAACTACCAACTATAAAAGATTGATTTAGCACAATACTAACTATAAAAGATGATAAAACCATGTAGACGATACCTTCAAGGAGCATTATGACAAGATAATACAAGAGAAATTCTGAAATgttttctgtatttttcactaagagagttacaatatatatatacatcaagaaGTATCAAAATCCCTTAATTCTAGGATCTAATAAACATAATCAGATACTTTAATACTAGGCCTAGACAATAATTGAGAtctttagagagaatcaagggATATACAGCTAtaacagaaattaaacaaagaaagaagaatatagtgacagctatgaaagaaatagaataagaaaaagaagaatatacTGACAGCACTGACAGCtattaaagaaatgaaataaaggaGAATATATTGACatcccccctcaaattgatgcGGGTAGATCGAACAACATCAATTTGCGACTGAGAAACTGATGTCGTTGGCGTGTCAATGCTTTTGTAAAGGCATCAGCTATTTGAAGAGCAGTATTGACATGAGGAAGAGTGATAACACCTCGAGTAAAGGCCTCCCTAATATAATGACAGTCCACCTCTATGTGCTTGGTGCGTTCATGGTAGACCGGATTTGCAGCTATTTGAATAGCACTAGTATTATCACCATGAAGTGGAGTAGGAGCAGTTGGGGGGAACCCAAGTTCAGAAATAAGACCACGTAACCACACAATTTCAGAACAAGCTGCAGACATGGCGCGATACTCAGCCTCTGTAGAAGATTTAGAGACACAATCTTGCTTCTTACACTTCCAAGAGATCAAAGCATCTCCAAGAAAAATGCACCAGCCAGTAATAGACTTCCTAGTATCCGGGCAGCCAGCCCAATCCGCATCACTATAAGAAGTCAAGGTAAGAGTAGAATTTTGAGGAAAAAACAACCCACGAGTAGAGGACCCAATTAAGTATCTAATAAGACGACGAACTGCAGCAAGATGAAGATTTCGAGGTGCCTGCATAAATTTGCTGACTATATGGACAGCATAGGAGATATCAGGCCTTGTAATGGTGAGGTAGATAAGACTACCAACAAGTTGCCTATAGAAAAAAGGATCAGGCAAAAGCTCGCCTTCATCTTTTCGGTATTTCACATTCACCTCCATTGGTGTATCAACAGCAGTAGCATCCTTTAAACCAGCAAGCTCAATGAGATcctgaatatatttatgttgatttaaGAACAAACCATGATCTCTAGAGTGAACTTCCAGCCCCAAAAAATATGTGAGATGTCCAAGATCTTTCATTTGAAATTTACTATGCAGCATATGTTTAAGCTCAGTGATCAACCCAATGTCATTTCCAGTGAggataatatcatcaacataaactaaGAGAAATACCATACCAGTGGTGGTCTTGTAAAAGAAAAGTGATGAATCATATTGACTTTGGGTGAAGGAGAAGGTGAGAAGAGTATTGCGAAACTTCTCAAACCAGGCTCTAGGTGCCTGTTTCAACCCATACAAAGAGCGTCTGAGTTTGCAAACTGCATTAGAAGCCTTTGTGGACATACCAGGTGGAAGTGTCATATAAATCTCTTCCTTAAGATCCCCATGCAAGAAGGCATTGGTTACATCCATCTGATATAAAGGCCAAGCATTAGAGGCTGCGATAGCAAGAAGTGTTCTTACCGTAGTCATCTTAGCAACGGGTGCAAATGTTTCTTCATAGTCGAAGCCATATTGTTGTTTATTGCCAAGAGCAACCAATCGAGCTTTATATCTATCCAAAGATCCATCAGACTTGAGTTTTACAGTATAAACCCACTTGCTACCAATGGGCTTGACATGTGAAGGACAAGAAATAATGTCCCAAGTATGATTGGCCGTAAGGGCGTTAAGTTCTGCCTCCATTGCTTGTTTCCAGCACTCATGTGCGCTAGCCTGTTTATAACAAGTGGGAATGGAAATAGAAGATAGAGTAGTAGACATAGCCACAGGAGTTGAAAAACCATACCTTTCAGGAGGTTTGTGAGGTCTAGAGCTTCTACGAAGAGGAGGGGGATCATAAGAAATGGGCAGAACAGGATCAGATGCTGCAGGAAGATGTGAAGGAACCTCAATGAGACCTGGAGAAGGAGCAGAAGCAGGAGTGCGCCGATGATAAACATAACCAGGTTTAAACCTTTGTACTGGTGTTGGCGATGTagaaaaagatggtaaaacaGATAGAGAAGGAAGTACTGAAGGCTGTTGGGTGCAAAAGAAAGgctgattttcaaaaaatatgacaTTCCTAGAGACACGAGTTCGACGTGCATGTGGATCATAACAAAGAAATCCTTTTTGGGTGACAGCATAGCCTAAGAAAGCACACTTGACAGATTGGGCAGTAAGTTTATTTCTCTCATGTGCAGGAAGgtgaacaaaacaaacacatcaaaaaatatgaagattagAATAATTTGGTGCATGTCCAAACAAACGAACATAGGGAGAATCATTGTTCAAGTGGGGAGATGGTAAtcgattaattaaataaatagcagTACACAAAGCTTCACACCAAAAATGAGAAGGAACACATGACTCAAGAAGGAGAGTTCGAACAACATCAAGAAGATGACGGTTCTTTCTTTCAGCCACACCGTTTTGTTGTGGGGTGAAAGGACAAGAACGTTGTGATATGATCCCAtgactttgaagaaaaaattgaaatgcatTTGACATATATTCACCACCTGAATCAGATTGCAGAATTTTGATTTTGGCAGAAAATTGTGTCTCAACTAAGGCAAGAAAGACTTTAAACACAGAGAAGACCTCACTTTTAGATCGAAGAAAAAATATACCCAAGTAAAACGAGTGAAATCATCTATAAATGTAACAAAATATCTGTAATGTTCATGAGAAATAACAGGTGCAATACCCCAAACATCAGTATGCACGATTTCAAAAGGTTTGGTGGTGCTGGTTTTATGCAATGGAAAAGGAAGAGTTTTGCTTTTACCAAGTTTGCAAGATGCACAATCAACAATATCATTATTAGAAGAAGTCGAATTTTTATTTCCTAGTAAACCAGATTTAAACAAGACTCGAAGTACATGAGAATTAGGATGTCCTAAACGTCTATGCCACACCTGATTATCACATTGAACAGCATTACATGCAACATAATTTGACATAGGAGAGGGAGATAAAAGCAAGGGAAATAGACGTCCCACTTTAGGTCCCTTCGCGATCATCTTCCCGGACACTTGATCCTGCACAAAACAACCAGATTTGGAAAAATGAACATCACAATTGTTGTCAACTAATTGGCCAACAGATATAAGATTAGTGGACAGCTTAGGGGACACAAAGACAGTATTCAAAAGAGCTGAAATATCACCAACAGCTGTGATAGACAAGGGGTTACCATCGGCAGTACGAATATGAAGATTgcctttatatttttgaacattATTTAAAGGTAAGGCAGTGTTGGTCATGTGATTGGAAGCAGCAGAATCAAAATACCAAGGCTTAGGAACAGAATTTCGGTTACCTGAAAGGCCTAAAGCAGAAAGGGCAGAAACTATCATTTGTTGGACCATTTCAGGGGTGATAGAGGACTGACCAGGACTAGGAGTATTTTGAGGAACCAACCGAGACATTATAGGCAGTTTCAGATTTCTTTGGAGGCCGGATGGAGCAGTCTTTGATGATATGCCCTGGTTTCTTACAATAGTTGCAGAATTTTTTTAGTACAAGTAGTGGCAATGTGCCCAAATCCTTTGCAGCTATAGCACTGGATATTTGACATATTTCTGCCTCCTTTAGACCTCCCTTGAGCAGTGTATGCAACAGGAATTGGAGTAGAATTTTGAGCTTTCTGCTCCAAGACAGCTTGTGTAATGATCCGTTGTTCTTCCCTGAGAAGCTCTCCTACACAAATATCCAAGAAAGGAACTGGTTCTCTATTCATCAGGTTGGACCTGATTGCTTCAAATTCCCCTCTTAACTTCATTAAAAAACTGATCACGCTTGCTCGTCTCATGCACACTTTGAATAGCAACAAGTCCTTCAAGAGGTACACTTGCATACACAATGTCTGTGTACTCAGCCCAAAGATTTACAAAGGAAGAATAAAACTCTTGTATTGACATACTGCCTTGACTGAGTTGACCCAACTCAAGTTCCAATTGGAACCTTCGTGCTGTATTGCTTTGGTTGTAAACTTTCTTCAGGTAATCCCACATTTCTCTAGAGGATTTGTAAGGCTTGAGATTGAGAAGCATGGAGTGTTCCATACTTCCAAGGATCCAAGACATAATCTGAGCATCCTTCACCTCCCATTTCACATATTTCTCCTTTTCCTGCTCACTATCAGGTGCAGGAATTGTCCCAGCAATATGACCCCATAATTCCTTTCCCTTGACAAAAATCTGAAACTGAAAAGCCCAGGCAGAATAGTTCTTTCCAGTAAATCGAACAAGAAAATGTTCAGATCGTTCTAGAGACATGATTTAACTAGAAACAAGAACCAAAAGATCAAGTCCAAGAAAAAAGACAGAATAGAAGAACCAGAAGAAACTAGACACAAGATGAATTGATTTCAGAAttttggctctgataccatgacaagataatacaagagaaattctgaaatgttttctgtatttttcactaagagagttacaatatatatatacatcaagaaGTATCAAAATCCCTTAATTCTAGGATCTAATAAACATAATCAGATACTTTAATACTAGGCCTAGACAATAATTGAGAtctttagagagaatcaagggATATACAGCTAtaacagaaattaaacaaagaaagaagaatatagtgacagctatgaaagaaatagaataagaaaaagaagaatatacTGACAGCACTGACAGCtattaaagaaatgaaataaaggaGAATATATTGACACATTATTCATTGGCTATGCAGAAGAAACACTTTTCTCTTCTCAAATTGAGTACTAGGTGCAAATAGCCTTTAAAACCCTCTTATCATGGCTGCATTAGTTGGTGAGGtaattgttttgattatatGAATGACCCCATTTTTTCATGCAAAACAGTATGATACCTTACCAATGGCTATTTCCAAGATGTGCAGCTGCAATTCATCACGGGGGCAGGTGAGactcattatgttattttatttcattgaaatattaatttcagCACATGACATGCAGaagaactaattaatttttctttttcgttgCTTCTCATTGTCTGTAAATTAGTGGATCCACTGCTGCAGCACTACATGCAGGCATCCCACAGGTTTGTCGAATTGCAAACCCTTGCTTTATTTGATTGTTGTAGAACTCAAATAACATGCAAGTTGTTTTACTCTTCAAAGTTTTTGCTGCGCTGCTTTGGTCAAGGCATGCCAAACAAAAAGGATATTCTTTACAAGTCCAGAATGAAATTCTGATAAGACTAGCATATACCACTATAATGGGACAGCCATGTCCACAGAGAGGAGTAGGATGGAGGCGTACATTATTGGAAGAAATAAGGGTTAAAAAAGGTGTTTTAGCAGAAAGCCatttgataaagaaattaaacGGATGAAGGTGAAAGCTCTTTGATTAAACCTTTGGTAAGAGAAAGCCAGCCCATGATCAGAAACCTCATTCTAGACTCAGTTCCTGGTGCTTGAGCACCTCTCCTGACTTTCTGTTATTTGTCATTTACTTTTTTTGCGAAGTTATCCATCAACTGTTAAACATAACCCTGCAAATGGATTGCAACGCAATATTTTTGTTTGCCTAGAAGCACTCTTCCCTTCTTGTCTGCTCACTCTTCATCTTGATCTTGCTGAATTGGTATCAATGTCTCTCAGCTAGGTTAGACATTTAAGATACAGAGTAATGTTGTTGGTAGGATTTCCTTAGTTTGCCAAAAAGTGTTACTACATGCTAAACTCTAATATGGTACTGCAATTATGATACCATACATGCATTAGAAATTATATATGCTGTCATGACTTTGAAGATCAATGCTAATATATGCTTGCCCGTACTATTGGTGTGTCTGCTTTTCAATGCTGTCAGCTCTCTTAAACAAATCcaataattttgaaatcatttttaatcTACCGGAAGATTAATCTATGAAGGGAAAAGAAGCATGACAAGGCTGGTCAAATTTTCTTTTGTGCTTCATCAATGATTATCTTCACTAATTTCTCACCATTTGTCTATCTCGACCAATTGATTAGAGTGTTAGATGGCAGGTATTATGTCCATTTATACTGGATCAGTTTTATTGGGCTGAGAAGATGTATTGGATAGGAGTTTCCCCGGAACCATTAAACAGAAGCCATTTGATTCCAGATAAACTGGACGATGTGAGCATCAGTATGGCTGCAAAAGTTCTATCAAGGGCCATAAATGATGCCCTGTCTCCAAACATCAAAGCACGTGCTTTGGAAATTGCGGAGAGAATTTCTCTTGAGGTAATGCTTGTTCTTCAGTTATTTGATCACATTGCTGGTGAAGTGTTTAAAGAAAttgcatatattttaaatctataaagCTATATATCTATGAGTGATAGGGATATATTCTGGGTTTTATACCAAAATCTTCCTGCTCGTATTCTATGCTGCAATAATTCACATATTGAAAACTTTTACTTCTCAATGATCACATGGTAGTTtcgtttcctttccttttctttttccccccTATGCCCTAACCTTATATAATGGCTTACAGAAGCCTAGTTTTCTCGCAGCACATATGCTCAGAATTTTGGTTTGCTCTTATGAAGATTCTTTTTAGTAGATTTCATTTTAGGTATATTGGTGGACACTTGAGGATACACCAATTATATAGCCCTATATTTTGTCTGCTGAAGTTGGAATCTAAGACCTTGTGGACCATGTCAACTGCATACCATTTGATTTAAAGCCGAAAGATAAATAGTTTCACATTTCTACACAGGGTTAAGGGTACATAATGGAAGTGTTCAAAAAGTAGTACCCATTTGAAACTGTGGAATTCTCAGTGGCAATAGAAGGGTTTTAGTCTTGAGAAAGCAACTTCGTGtaaaatagcaataattaagGATTTACACTGATTCAGATATCCTTCCCTTATTAATCTACCGGGTAATGGCCATCAAAAGCTGATTATGTGATAAAGTTGCCAAACTA
This region of Populus alba chromosome 3, ASM523922v2, whole genome shotgun sequence genomic DNA includes:
- the LOC118046073 gene encoding sterol 3-beta-glucosyltransferase UGT80A2 isoform X2, with protein sequence MGPETENRKPTAVFMAFGTKGDVYPISAIAAAFASDQKQYRVVLVTHSAHQNLSSHLEERHVTFLGINSPPVLSVRNNYGSQELAFSQQKMIATREHRQECYSAVEGIFGHGPTMEGDFILINFFALEGWSLAELFHIRCVVAAPYVVPYSAPSLFESHFRREHPLLYKYLQEADSNQVSWKDVAHWMWPLYTENWGSWRSDDLYLSPCPFTDPVTGLPTWHDRPPSPLLLYGFSEDIVECPDYWPSNVHVCGFWFLPTEWQFSCKKCQEISKLSYPGDLRTKDEVCSAHVKLQCFLINPASTPPVFIGLSSVGSMGFLRNPQTFLQVIQTVLEITNFRFILFTASYEPLDEAVQVIATESSHLDKRKYLEEGICLFDNRLFCFPNMIPYQWLFPRCAAAIHHGGSGSTAAALHAGIPQSVRWQVLCPFILDQFYWAEKMYWIGVSPEPLNRSHLIPDKLDDVSISMAAKVLSRAINDALSPNIKARALEIAERISLEDGVMEAVKILKQEMNCSC
- the LOC118046073 gene encoding sterol 3-beta-glucosyltransferase UGT80A2 isoform X3, translated to MGPETENRKPTAVFMAFGTKGDVYPISAIAAAFASDQKQYRVVLVTHSAHQNLSSHLEERHVTFLGINSPPVLSVRNNYGCSGSQELAFSQQKMIATREHRQECYSAVEGIFGHGPTMEGDFILINFFALEGWSLAELFHIRCVVAAPYVVPYSAPSLFESHFRREHPLLYKYLQEADSNQVSWKDVAHWMWPLYTENWGSWRSDDLYLSPCPFTDPVTGLPTWHDRPPSPLLLYGFSEDIVECPDYWPSNVHVCGFWFLPTEWQFSCKKCQEISKLSYPGDLRTKDEVCSAHVKLQCFLINPASTPPVFIGLSSVGSMGFLRNPQTFLQVIQTVLEITNFRFILFTASYEPLDEAVQVIATESSHLDKRKYLEEGICLFDNRLFCFPNMIPYQWLFPRCAAAIHHGGSGSTAAALHAGIPQVLCPFILDQFYWAEKMYWIGVSPEPLNRSHLIPDKLDDVSISMAAKVLSRAINDALSPNIKARALEIAERISLEDGVMEAVKILKQEMNCSC
- the LOC118046073 gene encoding sterol 3-beta-glucosyltransferase UGT80A2 isoform X7, translating into MIATREHRQECYSAVEGIFGHGPTMEGDFILINFFALEGWSLAELFHIRCVVAAPYVVPYSAPSLFESHFRREHPLLYKYLQEADSNQVSWKDVAHWMWPLYTENWGSWRSDDLYLSPCPFTDPVTGLPTWHDRPPSPLLLYGFSEDIVECPDYWPSNVHVCGFWFLPTEWQFSCKKCQEISKLSYPGDLRTKDEVCSAHVKLQCFLINPASTPPVFIGLSSVGSMGFLRNPQTFLQVIQTVLEITNFRFILFTASYEPLDEAVQVIATESSHLDKRKYLEEGICLFDNRLFCFPNMIPYQWLFPRCAAAIHHGGSGSTAAALHAGIPQSVRWQVLCPFILDQFYWAEKMYWIGVSPEPLNRSHLIPDKLDDVSISMAAKVLSRAINDALSPNIKARALEIAERISLEDGVMEAVKILKQEMNCSC
- the LOC118046073 gene encoding sterol 3-beta-glucosyltransferase UGT80A2 isoform X1; its protein translation is MGPETENRKPTAVFMAFGTKGDVYPISAIAAAFASDQKQYRVVLVTHSAHQNLSSHLEERHVTFLGINSPPVLSVRNNYGCSGSQELAFSQQKMIATREHRQECYSAVEGIFGHGPTMEGDFILINFFALEGWSLAELFHIRCVVAAPYVVPYSAPSLFESHFRREHPLLYKYLQEADSNQVSWKDVAHWMWPLYTENWGSWRSDDLYLSPCPFTDPVTGLPTWHDRPPSPLLLYGFSEDIVECPDYWPSNVHVCGFWFLPTEWQFSCKKCQEISKLSYPGDLRTKDEVCSAHVKLQCFLINPASTPPVFIGLSSVGSMGFLRNPQTFLQVIQTVLEITNFRFILFTASYEPLDEAVQVIATESSHLDKRKYLEEGICLFDNRLFCFPNMIPYQWLFPRCAAAIHHGGSGSTAAALHAGIPQSVRWQVLCPFILDQFYWAEKMYWIGVSPEPLNRSHLIPDKLDDVSISMAAKVLSRAINDALSPNIKARALEIAERISLEDGVMEAVKILKQEMNCSC
- the LOC118046073 gene encoding sterol 3-beta-glucosyltransferase UGT80A2 isoform X4, with the protein product MFTLSLISCVFLFLFQAIAAAFASDQKQYRVVLVTHSAHQNLSSHLEERHVTFLGINSPPVLSVRNNYGCSGSQELAFSQQKMIATREHRQECYSAVEGIFGHGPTMEGDFILINFFALEGWSLAELFHIRCVVAAPYVVPYSAPSLFESHFRREHPLLYKYLQEADSNQVSWKDVAHWMWPLYTENWGSWRSDDLYLSPCPFTDPVTGLPTWHDRPPSPLLLYGFSEDIVECPDYWPSNVHVCGFWFLPTEWQFSCKKCQEISKLSYPGDLRTKDEVCSAHVKLQCFLINPASTPPVFIGLSSVGSMGFLRNPQTFLQVIQTVLEITNFRFILFTASYEPLDEAVQVIATESSHLDKRKYLEEGICLFDNRLFCFPNMIPYQWLFPRCAAAIHHGGSGSTAAALHAGIPQSVRWQVLCPFILDQFYWAEKMYWIGVSPEPLNRSHLIPDKLDDVSISMAAKVLSRAINDALSPNIKARALEIAERISLEDGVMEAVKILKQEMNCSC
- the LOC118046073 gene encoding sterol 3-beta-glucosyltransferase UGT80A2 isoform X5; this translates as MGPETENRKPTAVFMAFGTKGDVYPISAIAAAFASDQKQYRVVLVTHSAHQNLSSHLEERHVTFLGINSPPVLSVRNNYGCSGSQELAFSQQKMIATREHRQECYSAVEGIFGHGPTMEGDFILINFFALEGWSLAELFHIRCVVAAPYVVPYSAPSLFESHFRREHPLLYKYLQEADSNQVSWKDVAHWMWPLYTENWGSWRSDDLYLSPCPFTDPVTGLPTWHDRPPSPLLLYGFSEDIVECPDYWPSNVHVCGFWFLPTEWQFSCKKCQEISKLSYPGDLRTKDEVCSAHVKLQCFLINPASTPPVFIGLSSVGSMGFLRNPQTFLQVIQTVLEITNFRFILFTASYEPLDEAVQVIATESSHLDKRKYLEEGICLFDNRLFCFPNMIPYQWLFPRCAAAIHHGGSGSTAAALHAGIPQSVRWQVLCPFILDQFYWAEKMYWIGVSPEPLNRSHLIPDKLDDVSISMAAKVLSRAINDALSPNIKARALEIAERISLEVLTWC